TCTCTACTTAAAAAAATATTTGTTCTAAAAGATGTTTTATGTTTATCTCCTTTAATCCATGGATCAGATAATGAAAAATTATAAGTAGTTGAATATTCTCCGAAATTAAGATTTAAATTTGTAGACCATGCTCTTCCTAGTGCATTTGTTTCCTGCAAACCAATTGAGGCGAAGATACCTGAACTATTGCTATAACCTAGTCCACCCGTTAATGATCCTGTTCTTTGCTCGCTCAAATCTAAAAAAATTATAACTTGACCAGGATTTAAATTGTCAGGACCAAGAGAAACCTTTACATCATCAAATAATGATGTGGCATAAAGTCTACCGATATCAGCTTCTAAAATTTTCCGATTAAATATTGAACCAGGTTGTGTTTTTAATTCTCTCTTTATAACCCAGTCTTTTGTTTTCCCTTTCCTAGGTTTTCCATCAATAACAAATTCACCATCAGAATCTGGGAATCTTATTTTTACGTCAGATATGATGCCTTCAGAAACTTTTAATGTTACTACTCCGTCATTAGATATTCTATCGGGGCCATTAATTCTAACTAAAGAATAACCCTCTTTTTCATAACGTTTTTTAATTACATCAATCTTATTTTGAAATTCATTTAAGTTAAGAGTTGTTCCATAATAATTATTAAAAATATCATCTACGTATTCATTAGATATTACAGAGTTTTTGGGTTTAATTTCAACTTTCTTCAAAATTGGATTAGGCACTACATTTACTATTAGCCTCACCCCTAGTGGCCCTTCTTGAGACTTTATTTTAACTCCTGAAAACCAACCACTAGCATATATTGCATTTAGGTCTCGATTTAAAATTCGATTATCAACAATACTTCCAGGCTTTATGGTCATAGAGTCATAAGCAGCCAATTCAAGTTTTCTACCCTCAGGATGATTTTCCCAACCTTCGATAATTATTTCTGAGATAAGAACACTTTCTTCATTAATATTATTATTATTTTCTGCAAGAATTAATTTCTTCTCTTTTTTTAAAACAATCCTTTGGGATAAATCAATATTAATTTTTGGTATTTCTAAGGTTGTTTTTGATTGATCAACGTCATTTGGCAAATACTTTGCAGCAAGTTCTGAATTATTTGATATCAAAATCAAGGGTGAACAGGCAACATTTGTGAAAACCTTTCCAAATTTTAAAAAATGTTTTTGCATAGTAATTTTGATCAAGATAAATAAGACATTATTTATTCAATTAGATTAATGAAAATCATTTATTCTCCTGTGAATTTCACTATAAGCTTCAATTAGACCACCTAAATCATTCCTAAATCTATCTTTATCTAGGCTTACAATTGTATCATTTTTTTGATTTAGATCCCACAATCTACAATTATCAGGACTTATTTCATCCCCGAGAAGAATGTTATTCCTATAATCATAACCAAATTCCAACTTGAAATCCACAAGTTGCAGTTTAATATCTTTAAAAAAACTTTTCAGGATTTCATTAATTTTTAAAGTTAAAGTTATTATTAACTCTAAATCATGAGAGCTTAATATATTCATTAATTCAATTCTATCTTTTGTAATAAGGGGATCATTAAGTTCATCATTCTTTAGATAAATATCAATTAATGGTTTCGACAGGAAAGTTCCAGGTTTAATAGTAGTTTGTTTACATAAAGAACCATAAGCAATATTTCTTAAAACAATTTCTAATGGAATTACGTTTATTTTTTTTGCAATCATTGTATTTTCATTTTCAAGATCAATAAAATGAGTAGGGATATTCTTCTTAATAAGAATCTCAAAAATTTTTGCACTTATTAAGCAATTAAGTTTGCCTTTGCCTTCAAATTTTTCTTTTTTTAACGCATTAAAAGCTGTAGCATCATCTTTAAATTCAATTTTTACTTTATGTACATCATCATGAGAAAATATTTTTTTTGCTTTGCCTTCATAAATCAATTCATATTTATTGTTCATTAATTTAAAACCTCTTTATAATTCCTAAAGTACTTTTTGTAATTAACATGATTATTAAAGATCAACTTCAAATGATTTTATTTTATTTTAACTGATTATTCATCGAAACCTCATAACCTTAAAAAACAAATATATGGGAATTCATTCACCAAGTTCCAGGAGCTTTATTAGATTAGAAAACGTCTTAATAATCGGAAATGGCGGGCGAGAAAACTCTTTGGCTTGGGCTATTCAAAAAAATGAATTAGTTAAGAAAGTTTATTTAATGCCTGGTAACGCTGGATCAGAAAGAATAAATAAATGCGAAAGAATAAAAA
Above is a window of Prochlorococcus marinus XMU1406 DNA encoding:
- the purC gene encoding phosphoribosylaminoimidazolesuccinocarboxamide synthase, which produces MNNKYELIYEGKAKKIFSHDDVHKVKIEFKDDATAFNALKKEKFEGKGKLNCLISAKIFEILIKKNIPTHFIDLENENTMIAKKINVIPLEIVLRNIAYGSLCKQTTIKPGTFLSKPLIDIYLKNDELNDPLITKDRIELMNILSSHDLELIITLTLKINEILKSFFKDIKLQLVDFKLEFGYDYRNNILLGDEISPDNCRLWDLNQKNDTIVSLDKDRFRNDLGGLIEAYSEIHRRINDFH
- a CDS encoding BamA/TamA family outer membrane protein yields the protein MQKHFLKFGKVFTNVACSPLILISNNSELAAKYLPNDVDQSKTTLEIPKINIDLSQRIVLKKEKKLILAENNNNINEESVLISEIIIEGWENHPEGRKLELAAYDSMTIKPGSIVDNRILNRDLNAIYASGWFSGVKIKSQEGPLGVRLIVNVVPNPILKKVEIKPKNSVISNEYVDDIFNNYYGTTLNLNEFQNKIDVIKKRYEKEGYSLVRINGPDRISNDGVVTLKVSEGIISDVKIRFPDSDGEFVIDGKPRKGKTKDWVIKRELKTQPGSIFNRKILEADIGRLYATSLFDDVKVSLGPDNLNPGQVIIFLDLSEQRTGSLTGGLGYSNSSGIFASIGLQETNALGRAWSTNLNLNFGEYSTTYNFSLSDPWIKGDKHKTSFRTNIFLSRDYPQEFKSENNGSIYAVDDTSATSSDTFSSIVLEKTGGGFSFSRPLNGGDPFKVAKWRVLAGMNFKKVKMIDGDGLKKPYGDRTPTTANDNDIICIGFTPNDGSCPVENTLVSFIASTSRNNLNNSINPTSGNKFSFGTEQFVSMGKNSPTFNRMKASYAFFIPTKLINLTKACKSSDATSEDCPQAIGFQFKAGTIIGELPPYEAFCMGGTSSVRGWGSCDLAVSKSFVEGTAEYRFPVWRMISGALFVDAGTDLGSQKEVPGKPGKLLQKSGSGYSLGGGVGVKTPIGPLRLDVASKDLSGDWRYTLGVGWKF